A single Wolbachia endosymbiont (group A) of Bibio marci DNA region contains:
- the purH gene encoding bifunctional phosphoribosylaminoimidazolecarboxamide formyltransferase/IMP cyclohydrolase: MKIQRALISVYDKTNIIDLASFLTQQQIEILSTGNTYKVLSSAGIKTQEVSDYTQFPEILGGRVKTLHPKIHGGILCDREKHKMEMQNLGVEPIDLLITNLYPFWETVSSGSNEEQIIEQIDIGGVALIRAAAKNFHFTSVISSIQDYEALKAEMIENNNKTTLEYRKHLATKAFALTAHYDSNIHSWFLSQSKNNELPEFCALYGHKAQVLRYGENPHQKAAFYSNQFTKYPLEKIHGKELSYNNIVDIESALNIISEFKEPAAVIIKHNNPCGVAVGDNALEAYEKALSCDEVSSFGGIVALNREIDLKLAEKLNEIFLEVVITPSVSNEALKILQRKKNLRVIIHKSFQQNVKYQIKNVVGGFLVQENNNHTIKAEEMSQVTEHTATDKEKKDLIFAWKICKHVKSNAIVIAKDGCAIGIGAGQTSRIDSVNIAVKKAGEKCKGAVLASDAFFPFPDSIVESTKHGITAIIQPGGSLKDQDVIKAANENKIAMFFTGVRSFFH; the protein is encoded by the coding sequence ATGAAAATACAAAGAGCTTTAATATCAGTATACGATAAAACGAATATAATTGATCTTGCATCGTTTTTAACGCAGCAACAAATAGAAATTCTTTCAACGGGAAATACTTATAAAGTGCTATCTAGTGCAGGAATAAAAACACAAGAGGTCTCAGATTACACACAATTTCCAGAGATACTGGGTGGTAGAGTGAAAACTTTACACCCTAAAATTCATGGAGGAATACTTTGTGATCGAGAAAAGCACAAAATGGAAATGCAAAATCTAGGTGTTGAGCCAATAGACCTGCTTATAACTAACCTATACCCATTTTGGGAGACAGTAAGTAGCGGCTCAAATGAAGAGCAAATCATAGAACAAATTGATATTGGTGGAGTGGCGTTAATCAGAGCTGCAGCAAAAAATTTTCATTTTACTTCAGTCATTTCCAGCATTCAAGACTATGAAGCACTGAAAGCTGAGATGATAGAAAATAACAATAAAACAACATTGGAATATAGAAAACATTTAGCAACCAAAGCATTTGCTCTCACTGCACACTACGATTCTAATATTCACAGTTGGTTTTTATCCCAGAGTAAAAATAATGAATTACCAGAGTTTTGTGCTCTATACGGGCATAAAGCACAAGTATTAAGGTATGGTGAAAATCCCCATCAAAAAGCTGCATTTTATAGTAATCAATTTACAAAATATCCGTTGGAAAAAATACATGGAAAAGAGCTGAGTTATAATAACATAGTAGATATAGAATCCGCACTTAACATAATTTCTGAGTTTAAAGAGCCTGCAGCAGTGATAATCAAGCACAATAACCCATGTGGCGTTGCTGTTGGTGATAATGCTTTGGAGGCATATGAAAAAGCTCTATCGTGTGATGAAGTAAGCAGTTTTGGCGGAATAGTCGCCTTAAATCGGGAGATAGATTTAAAGCTAGCAGAAAAATTAAACGAGATATTTTTGGAAGTAGTGATAACACCGTCAGTCAGCAATGAGGCACTAAAAATTTTACAAAGAAAGAAAAATTTAAGAGTGATTATTCATAAATCTTTCCAACAAAATGTGAAATACCAAATTAAAAATGTTGTTGGTGGGTTTTTGGTGCAAGAAAATAATAACCACACAATAAAAGCAGAAGAAATGAGCCAAGTAACAGAGCACACTGCAACAGACAAAGAAAAAAAAGATCTTATTTTTGCCTGGAAAATATGTAAACATGTAAAATCCAACGCAATAGTTATAGCAAAAGACGGTTGTGCTATTGGCATCGGTGCAGGACAAACAAGCAGAATAGATAGTGTTAACATTGCAGTGAAAAAAGCAGGTGAAAAATGTAAAGGTGCGGTGCTTGCTTCAGATGCATTTTTCCCATTCCCAGATAGCATAGTAGAAAGTACAAAACATGGGATTACAGCTATAATTCAGCCAGGTGGCTCGCTAAAAGATCAAGATGTGATAAAAGCTGCAAATGAAAATAAAATTGCTATGTTTTTCACTGGCGTTCGCAGTTTTTTCCATTAG